From the genome of Ziziphus jujuba cultivar Dongzao chromosome 6, ASM3175591v1, one region includes:
- the LOC107403301 gene encoding uncharacterized protein LOC107403301, whose protein sequence is MELHIKASVGPRFALIQRTLETVGTSFKKIPTEDCPTIRRGSVAWIGSGPELFISLANHEEWKNSYTVFGSVTSTRHEFCGENCSSPHQTRCSEQYRICARRSCSIGDSKNQNQSWRYYYRCKNRLTKV, encoded by the exons atggaaCTTCATATAAAG GCTTCTGTAGGTCCTCGTTTTGCATTGATTCAAAGAACACTGGAAACTGTGGGAACCAGTTTCAAGAAGATTCCAACTGAAGATTGTCCAACCATCAGAAGAGGTTCAGTAGCATGGATTGGTTCAGGCCCAGAATTGTTTATAAGCCTTGCAAATCATGAAGAGTGGAAAAACTCATACACTGTTTTCGGTTCTGTAACTTCCACAAGACATGAATTTTGCGGAGAAAATTGCTCATCTCCCCACCAAACCAGATGTTCGGAACAATATCGTATCTGTGCTAGAAGAAGCTGTTCCATTGGTGAttcaaagaatcaaaaccaGTCATGGAGATATTACTACAGGTGTAAAAACAGATTGACAAAGGTTTAA
- the LOC132804173 gene encoding disease resistance protein RML1A-like isoform X1 yields MAHAIYESKGLDHRDALQLFCFHAFGPNSLATGYEALIESVAHYAKGNPLALKVLGSSLKSKSIKEWESALEKLKTDADPDILKVLRISFDGLGDKRIQDIFLDMACFFTDGMVREDVESILNRNEHSDATNEIGVLIDKSLLIDRTKFDLEMHDLLRQMGRQIVCDENKDAGNRSRLWNTKDVCRVLERNTGTSTIEGILLNLRGPKRDVNVSRTAFSKMHNLRVLKIMHSYVRYYDKLNHNLDIKEWHEHIYLPDGLDFFISDEIRYFHWDSYPLKYLPYLSPENLVEFIMRDSQLEQLWNEAQRQPPELVKLKKINLSFSEHLIQIPNLSRAINLQEIHLRYCTRLVHIPPFFRNLNKLQLLDMTECNNLEDGIEHLPINLRYLTMDGTAIKSLPGSIWELKYLEELYLYGCPNLRKIPEISNRMECLVKIALVRTEIEELPESIEHLTELKILILNRWHKIKFLPNSLCKLLHLQQLVLAECSSLEELPPLPHGLETMDIEKCERLKSTAELPSSLRRLDANDCTSLETISSRGSPPKPPFRHNGCSYWFMNCLKLDEDTRNNVIADRARLLSLSGQDDGPYCHYIMYPGDEIPEWFSYQTDGGNSINILLPPNWFKLPFRFAFCIVFYELYNHVGTQELTTEFEFNFKTNTRNSDDRLYKFCGTTDCIFPVTTDSDHVYIFSRTLSHSELSKVSGPNWSSICSNITEASFRVSFRDRKDRYLRIIKKLGLVSVL; encoded by the exons ATGGCTCATGCAATATACGAGTCGAAGGGGTTAGATCACCGTGATGCACTTCAGCTCTTCTGTTTCCATGCTTTTGGACCAAATTCACTTGCAACAGGTTATGAGGCTTTAATAGAAAGTGTTGCACATTATGCAAAGGGCAATCCATTAGCTCTTAAAGTCTTGGGTTCTTCCCTTAAATCCAAAAGCATTAAAGAATGGGAAAGTGCATTGGAGAAGCTAAAAACAGACGCGGACCCTGACATTCTAAAAGTATTGAGAATAAGTTTTGATGGATTAGGTGACAAACGCATCCAAGATATATTTCTTGACATGGCATGTTTCTTTACTGATGGAATGGTTAGAGAAGATGTAGAAAGCATATTAAATCGCAATGAGCATTCTGATGCAACAAATGAGATAGGCGTTCTCATCGATAAATCCTTACTGATTGATCGGACAAAATTTGATTTGGAAATGCATGATTTACTGCGACAAATGGGCCGACAAATTGTTTGTGATGAAAACAAAGATGCAGGAAATCGTAGTAGACTCTGGAATACTAAGGATGTCTGCCGTGTACTGGAAAGAAATACG GGCACATCTACAATTGAAGGCATTTTGTTGAATCTGCGTGGCCCTAAAAGGGATGTAAATGTGAGCCGTACAGCATTCTCAAAGATGCACAATCTACGAGTTCTTAAAATAATGCATTCCTATGTCAGATACTAtgataaattaaaccacaatctTGATATAAAAGAATGGCATGAACACATATATCTTCCTGATGGGcttgacttttttatttctgATGAGATAAGATATTTTCATTGGGATTCATATCCTTTGAAATATTTGCCATATTTAAGTCCAGAGAATCTTGTTGAATTTATTATGCGTGATAGCCAACTTGAGCAGCTTTGGAACGAAGCCCAG CGACAGCCACCTGAGCTTGTGAAGTTAAAGAAGATCAATCTTAGTTTTTCTGAGCACCTTATTCAAATACCAAACTTGTCTCGGGCTATAAATCTTCAAGAGATACATCTTCGATATTGCACAAGATTGGTTCATATTCCTCCATTTTTTCGGAATCTCAACAAGCTTCAGTTACTAGATATGACAGAGTGCAACAATTTGGAAGATGGCATAGAACATCTCCCAATCAACCTAAGATATTTAACAATGGATGGGACAGCAATTAAAAGTCTACCAGGAAGCATTTGGGAGTTGAAATATCTGGAAGAGCTATATCTTTATGGTTGCCCAAATCTGAGAAAGATTCCAGAAATCTCGAATCGTATGGAATGCTTGGTTAAAATTGCGTTAGTTAGAACAGAGATTGAAGAGTTACCCGAGTCAATTGAACATCTAACTGAGCTCAAAATTTTAATTCTCAATAGGTGGCATAAGATTAAGTTTCTCCCAAACAGCCTGTGTAAATTGTTGCATCTTCAGCAGTTGGTGCTTGCGGAATGTTCATCACTTGAAGAATTGCCTCCCCTTCCACATGGTTTGGAAACTATGGATATAGAAAAATGTGAGAGATTGAAATCAACAGCAGAGCTTCCATCATCTTTACGTAGGTTGGATGCAAACGATTGCACATCATTGGAGACAATATCAAGTCGGGGGTCTCCACCCAAACCACCTTTTCGCCATAATGGTTGCAGTTATTGGTTTATGAATTGTCTAAAATTGGATGAGGACACACGCAACAACGTAATTGCTGACCGAGCACGCCTTCTTTCATTGTCCGGTCAAGATGAT GGACCGTATTGTCATTATATCATGTATCCAGGAGATGAAATCCCAGAATGGTTCAGCTATCAAACTGATGGTGGGAATTCTATCAATATCCTCCTTCCTCCAAATTGGTTTAAACTGCCATTCAGATTTGCTTTTTGCATTGTTTTTTATGAGTTGTATAATCATGTTGGAACACAAGAATTGACTACTGAATtcgaattcaatttcaaaaccaaTACTAGGAACAGTGATGACCGTCTTTACAAATTTTGTGGTACTACTGACTGTATTTTTCCTGTAACCACTGATTCAGATCATGTGTATATTTTTTCCCGGACTTTGTCTCATTCTGAATTGTCAAAAGTGTCTGGGCCAAACTGGTCCTCCATCTGTAGCAACATTACCGAGGCTTCTTTCCGAGTATCTTTCAGGGATCGTAAGGATCGCTATTTGCGCATTATCAAAAAGTTAGGGTTGGTTTCAGTTCTGTAA
- the LOC132804173 gene encoding disease resistance protein RPP2B-like isoform X2, with protein sequence MAHAIYESKGLDHRDALQLFCFHAFGPNSLATGYEALIESVAHYAKGNPLALKVLGSSLKSKSIKEWESALEKLKTDADPDILKVLRISFDGLGDKRIQDIFLDMACFFTDGMVREDVESILNRNEHSDATNEIGVLIDKSLLIDRTKFDLEMHDLLRQMGRQIVCDENKDAGNRSRLWNTKDVCRVLERNTGTSTIEGILLNLRGPKRDVNVSRTAFSKMHNLRVLKIMHSYVRYYDKLNHNLDIKEWHEHIYLPDGLDFFISDEIRYFHWDSYPLKYLPYLSPENLVEFIMRDSQLEQLWNEAQPPELVKLKKINLSFSEHLIQIPNLSRAINLQEIHLRYCTRLVHIPPFFRNLNKLQLLDMTECNNLEDGIEHLPINLRYLTMDGTAIKSLPGSIWELKYLEELYLYGCPNLRKIPEISNRMECLVKIALVRTEIEELPESIEHLTELKILILNRWHKIKFLPNSLCKLLHLQQLVLAECSSLEELPPLPHGLETMDIEKCERLKSTAELPSSLRRLDANDCTSLETISSRGSPPKPPFRHNGCSYWFMNCLKLDEDTRNNVIADRARLLSLSGQDDGPYCHYIMYPGDEIPEWFSYQTDGGNSINILLPPNWFKLPFRFAFCIVFYELYNHVGTQELTTEFEFNFKTNTRNSDDRLYKFCGTTDCIFPVTTDSDHVYIFSRTLSHSELSKVSGPNWSSICSNITEASFRVSFRDRKDRYLRIIKKLGLVSVL encoded by the exons ATGGCTCATGCAATATACGAGTCGAAGGGGTTAGATCACCGTGATGCACTTCAGCTCTTCTGTTTCCATGCTTTTGGACCAAATTCACTTGCAACAGGTTATGAGGCTTTAATAGAAAGTGTTGCACATTATGCAAAGGGCAATCCATTAGCTCTTAAAGTCTTGGGTTCTTCCCTTAAATCCAAAAGCATTAAAGAATGGGAAAGTGCATTGGAGAAGCTAAAAACAGACGCGGACCCTGACATTCTAAAAGTATTGAGAATAAGTTTTGATGGATTAGGTGACAAACGCATCCAAGATATATTTCTTGACATGGCATGTTTCTTTACTGATGGAATGGTTAGAGAAGATGTAGAAAGCATATTAAATCGCAATGAGCATTCTGATGCAACAAATGAGATAGGCGTTCTCATCGATAAATCCTTACTGATTGATCGGACAAAATTTGATTTGGAAATGCATGATTTACTGCGACAAATGGGCCGACAAATTGTTTGTGATGAAAACAAAGATGCAGGAAATCGTAGTAGACTCTGGAATACTAAGGATGTCTGCCGTGTACTGGAAAGAAATACG GGCACATCTACAATTGAAGGCATTTTGTTGAATCTGCGTGGCCCTAAAAGGGATGTAAATGTGAGCCGTACAGCATTCTCAAAGATGCACAATCTACGAGTTCTTAAAATAATGCATTCCTATGTCAGATACTAtgataaattaaaccacaatctTGATATAAAAGAATGGCATGAACACATATATCTTCCTGATGGGcttgacttttttatttctgATGAGATAAGATATTTTCATTGGGATTCATATCCTTTGAAATATTTGCCATATTTAAGTCCAGAGAATCTTGTTGAATTTATTATGCGTGATAGCCAACTTGAGCAGCTTTGGAACGAAGCCCAG CCACCTGAGCTTGTGAAGTTAAAGAAGATCAATCTTAGTTTTTCTGAGCACCTTATTCAAATACCAAACTTGTCTCGGGCTATAAATCTTCAAGAGATACATCTTCGATATTGCACAAGATTGGTTCATATTCCTCCATTTTTTCGGAATCTCAACAAGCTTCAGTTACTAGATATGACAGAGTGCAACAATTTGGAAGATGGCATAGAACATCTCCCAATCAACCTAAGATATTTAACAATGGATGGGACAGCAATTAAAAGTCTACCAGGAAGCATTTGGGAGTTGAAATATCTGGAAGAGCTATATCTTTATGGTTGCCCAAATCTGAGAAAGATTCCAGAAATCTCGAATCGTATGGAATGCTTGGTTAAAATTGCGTTAGTTAGAACAGAGATTGAAGAGTTACCCGAGTCAATTGAACATCTAACTGAGCTCAAAATTTTAATTCTCAATAGGTGGCATAAGATTAAGTTTCTCCCAAACAGCCTGTGTAAATTGTTGCATCTTCAGCAGTTGGTGCTTGCGGAATGTTCATCACTTGAAGAATTGCCTCCCCTTCCACATGGTTTGGAAACTATGGATATAGAAAAATGTGAGAGATTGAAATCAACAGCAGAGCTTCCATCATCTTTACGTAGGTTGGATGCAAACGATTGCACATCATTGGAGACAATATCAAGTCGGGGGTCTCCACCCAAACCACCTTTTCGCCATAATGGTTGCAGTTATTGGTTTATGAATTGTCTAAAATTGGATGAGGACACACGCAACAACGTAATTGCTGACCGAGCACGCCTTCTTTCATTGTCCGGTCAAGATGAT GGACCGTATTGTCATTATATCATGTATCCAGGAGATGAAATCCCAGAATGGTTCAGCTATCAAACTGATGGTGGGAATTCTATCAATATCCTCCTTCCTCCAAATTGGTTTAAACTGCCATTCAGATTTGCTTTTTGCATTGTTTTTTATGAGTTGTATAATCATGTTGGAACACAAGAATTGACTACTGAATtcgaattcaatttcaaaaccaaTACTAGGAACAGTGATGACCGTCTTTACAAATTTTGTGGTACTACTGACTGTATTTTTCCTGTAACCACTGATTCAGATCATGTGTATATTTTTTCCCGGACTTTGTCTCATTCTGAATTGTCAAAAGTGTCTGGGCCAAACTGGTCCTCCATCTGTAGCAACATTACCGAGGCTTCTTTCCGAGTATCTTTCAGGGATCGTAAGGATCGCTATTTGCGCATTATCAAAAAGTTAGGGTTGGTTTCAGTTCTGTAA
- the LOC132804024 gene encoding TMV resistance protein N-like, whose translation MAVGYQIWLYLSLLVLVLLLVLGFLTVLSYQKKKKEINNPTSASDSSSSSSESSPSEEEEEKYDIFLSFRGEDTRCGFIGHLYDALCKKSIHTYMDEQTLESGHEISPTLMKAIEESKICIIVLSQNFASSTWCLDELVHILKCKRNENVIPIFYGIDPSIVRKQKDSYAKAFADHERRFRDNKKWRRYECKLVEEVVGDILLRLAKYQLTNYGNLIGIEEPVKEIESLLSIGKMDGEMDARIIGIWGMGGIGKTTLASIVFQRCSYSRFDGYCFLEDIPEETDNIYHMRRRILFELLKDANLLCTDTPGVGSRFI comes from the exons ATGGCTGTTGGTTACCAGATCTGGCTCTATCTTAGCTTACTAGTTTTGGTACTTTTGCTTGTTTTGGGATTCTTGACCGTTCTTTCttaccaaaagaagaaaaaggaaatcaaCAACCCTACCTCTGCTTCtgattcctcttcttcttcttctgaatCCTCCCCTtctgaagaggaagaagaaaagtatGACATATTTCTTAGTTTCAGAGGTGAGGACACTCGTTGTGGTTTTATTGGACATCTTTATGATGCTTTGTGTAAAAAAAGTATCCACACCTACATGGATGAGCAAACTCTTGAAAGTGGTCATGAAATTTCACCGACGCTTATGAAGGCGATTGAGGAATCAAAGATTTGCATAATAGTTTTGTCCCAAAACTTTGCATCTTCTACATGGTGTTTAGATGAATTAGTACATATACTTAAATGCAAGAGAAATGAGAATGTCATACCCATCTTTTATGGCATAGATCCATCCATTGTACGGAAACAGAAAGATAGTTATGCGAAAGCATTCGCTGATCATGAACGTCGTTTTAGAGACAACAAAAAATGGAGAAG gTATGAGTGCAAGCTAGTTGAAGAAGTTGTTGGAGACATTTTATTGAGATTGGCTAAATACCAATTAACAAATTATGGGAACCTCATTGGAATTGAAGAGCCTGTCAAGGAAATTGAATCATTATTAAGCATTGGCAAAATGGATGGTGAAATGGATGCTCGCATCATAGGTATTTGGGGTATGGGCGGTATCGGTAAGACCACCCTTGCCAGCATTGTATTTCAAAGATGTTCATATTCTCGTTTTGATGGTTATTGCTTTCTTGAGGATATTCCAGAAGAAACTgataatatatatcatatgaGACGTAGAATTCTTTTTGAGTTGTTAAAGGATGCAAATCTCCTATGCACAGACACTCCAGGTGTAGGGTCAAGATTTATTTAA